Genomic segment of Microaerobacter geothermalis:
AAATGGATTGCATCAAATATGATTACAATCGTAGATAATTTTAGCATGATCGGAATGCTTATTGTGATTTATTTATTAACAAACATCTTCACTGAAATCATTACGAATAGTGCAGCTGCAGTCATGATGTTTCCCATTGCAACAGCACTGGCAAATGAAGCAGGGGCCGATCCAATGCCTTTTATTATTACGTTAGCAATTGCAGCCTCTGCTAGTTTTGTTACACCAATCGGATATCAGACGAATCTCATCGTATATGGACCTGGTGGGTATCAATATAAGGATTATGTGAAAGTAGGGGTACCCTTAAGTTTAATATATATGGTTGTTACAGTTTCTATCGTTAATCTAGTTTGGTAAATGGAAAGGAAATCATGTGGAGGGTGGATGATACAAATGCTTACGAAATCAGATAATCTAGTATGGCATGATTCAAGCGTAAAAAAAGAAGACCGACATCGCTTGAACGGACACAGAAGTGGAGTGATCTGGTTTACAGGTTTATCTGGATCTGGGAAATCAACATTAGCCAATGCAGTAGATAGAGAACTCTATAAACATAACATTCGTTCTTATGTTTTGGATGGCGATAATATTCGTCATGGATTAAATCGTAACCTTGGTTTTAGTCCAGAAGATCGCCAAGAAAATATTCGTCGCATCGGTGAAGTCTCTAAATTATTTGTTGATGCCGGTTTATTTGTACTAACGGCATTCATTTCCCCGTATAGAAATGATCGAGAGATGGTACGAAGATTGCTGAATAATGATGAGTTTATTGAAGTTTATGTGAAATGCTCAATTGATGAATGTGAACGACGCGATCCCAAAGGGTTATATGAAAAGGCCAGAAAAGGTGAAATCAAGGAATTCACAGGGATTTCAGCTCCATATGAAGAACCTATAAATCCTGAAATCATTATTGAGACGGATAAACAATCGTTAGAAGAATCAGTGGCACAGGTGATGGAGTATTTAAAAGGCTTGTATGATCTGAAAATGTTGGATAAATAAAGCAGGTCATTAATAAAATGAAAAACAAAAACGGGAGTAAATGATCATGTTGAATATAGATATCCAAAAAGTGATTGAAATCGCGAAAGAGGCTGGTCAAGAAATATTAAAAATCTATCATACGGATTTTTCTGTTCAAAAGAAAGAAGATGATTCACCTTTAACGGCTGCTGATCAAGCATCTCACCAAGTCATTAGTAAAGAGTTAAGTGCTTTGTACCCTGATATCCCAATTTTATCCGAAGAAGGTAAAGATATCCTATACAAAGAGAGAATAAATTGGAAACGGTTTTGGCTCGTGGATCCCTTAGATGGAACAAAGGAATTTATTAACAGAAATGGAGAGTTTACTGTTAATATTGCTCTTATAGAAAATGGATATCCTGTGTTAGGGGTTATTTATGTGCCTGAGTTTGATATCTTGTATTACGGTACTCAGCAAGATGGCGCACTTAAAATTAATCAAAATGGAGATGTAGAAAAATTAAAAGTAAAACAAGTTGAAAGTGATTCATTTACTATAGTAGAAAGTCGCTCTCATCCTTCAAAGGAATTGGAAGAATGGATGAAAGAGATCAAGAAGAAATATGGTAACATAGAGAGAGTGAAGCGAGGAAGTTCATTGAAGTTTTGTGCAGTCGCTGAGGGATTAGCTGATCTTTATCCAAGATTAGGTCCTACCATGGAATGGGATACGGCAGCTGGGCAGGCCATCGTGGAAGCGGCAGGGGGATGTGTCGTTACACTAGAAGGAAAGCGATTGTCTTATAATAAAGAAAGCTTAAAGAATGGTGGGTTCTTGGTTTCGAAGAATTCAGATGTTCAGGCCCCAAATCTGTCTACGATTCAGAGCTCTAATTGATCTTCTACTCTTGAATGTTACAGGAATCGATGGAAGAAGATGAGAAGGGGAAGTTATGGAAGCTATAATGAAAAAATATACAATATATTTAAAGACATTTAAAAAGTACTCATATTTACTTACAATACTTGTAAAAAAAGACGTAAAGAAAAAATATAAAGGCTCCTATTTAGGAATACTATGGAGCTTATTAAATCCACTCCTTAATATGATTGTTATTACCATTGTTTTCTCTACGTTGTTCGGAAGGACCATTGAAAATTTTCCGGTATATTTATTAAGTGGATTATTATTGTTTGGATTTTTCTCTTCTAGTACGACTACCGCAATGAAATCAGTAATTCTTTCAGCTAATTTAATAAAGAAAGTGTATATACCTAAATATATTTTTACATTATCGAATATCATATCTAATTTTATCTTTTTTGCAATTTCACTTATTGATTTAGTTTTGATTATGGTGGTAACAAGAGCAGACATTACGATGAATGTCATTTATGCGCCCATATACCTTATACTATTATTCCTTTTTAGCTGCGGCGTGAGCCTTATCCTTGCCACAATCACCGTATTTTTTAGAGACTTAGAATATTTATATGGAGTTTTAATCACTGCATTAATGTATGCCTCTGCTATTTTTTATCCAGAAGAGATCATACCTGAGAAATACCAATTTATATTGACATTAAACCCAGTTTATTATTTTATTAGTGGATTTAGAAATGTCGTGTATTACGGGTTACCATTAGAACTAAATAATCTATTAATTTCTTCTGCTATAGCTGTTATTAGTATGATCGTCGGCATCTTAGTATTTGAAAAAAATCAAGATAAATTCATTCTATATATATAGGAAGGTTTACATGGAGA
This window contains:
- the cysC gene encoding adenylyl-sulfate kinase encodes the protein MLTKSDNLVWHDSSVKKEDRHRLNGHRSGVIWFTGLSGSGKSTLANAVDRELYKHNIRSYVLDGDNIRHGLNRNLGFSPEDRQENIRRIGEVSKLFVDAGLFVLTAFISPYRNDREMVRRLLNNDEFIEVYVKCSIDECERRDPKGLYEKARKGEIKEFTGISAPYEEPINPEIIIETDKQSLEESVAQVMEYLKGLYDLKMLDK
- the cysQ gene encoding 3'(2'),5'-bisphosphate nucleotidase CysQ; amino-acid sequence: MLNIDIQKVIEIAKEAGQEILKIYHTDFSVQKKEDDSPLTAADQASHQVISKELSALYPDIPILSEEGKDILYKERINWKRFWLVDPLDGTKEFINRNGEFTVNIALIENGYPVLGVIYVPEFDILYYGTQQDGALKINQNGDVEKLKVKQVESDSFTIVESRSHPSKELEEWMKEIKKKYGNIERVKRGSSLKFCAVAEGLADLYPRLGPTMEWDTAAGQAIVEAAGGCVVTLEGKRLSYNKESLKNGGFLVSKNSDVQAPNLSTIQSSN
- a CDS encoding ABC transporter permease, producing the protein MEAIMKKYTIYLKTFKKYSYLLTILVKKDVKKKYKGSYLGILWSLLNPLLNMIVITIVFSTLFGRTIENFPVYLLSGLLLFGFFSSSTTTAMKSVILSANLIKKVYIPKYIFTLSNIISNFIFFAISLIDLVLIMVVTRADITMNVIYAPIYLILLFLFSCGVSLILATITVFFRDLEYLYGVLITALMYASAIFYPEEIIPEKYQFILTLNPVYYFISGFRNVVYYGLPLELNNLLISSAIAVISMIVGILVFEKNQDKFILYI